The Oncorhynchus nerka isolate Pitt River linkage group LG9a, Oner_Uvic_2.0, whole genome shotgun sequence genome has a segment encoding these proteins:
- the LOC115134519 gene encoding G/T mismatch-specific thymine DNA glycosylase-like isoform X2, with translation MYNRYQSTQQHPQAQHVMQYHNTGHMGHYMEGSREDRVMTELSVHQELPVHQELDFHHDFLGHQEPIVQHHQPVDTSQAPMPGKRKRGRPPKQKPGEGQPQEEHDQAEALKKAKRTLNRFNGMSVDEVMAKTLPDIIDHNLDILIIGINPGLLSAYKGRHYPNPGNHFWKCLFLSGLTDEQLNHMHDQNLPEKYGIGFTNMVERTTPGSKDLSSKEFREGGHQLVEKLKKYKPLIAAFNGKCIYEIFSKEIFGVKAKKLEFGLQPYTIPETETVCYLMPSSSPRCAQFPRAQDKVHFYIKLKELRDKIKGVAPVAREVQETEYHFDLGLAKEDAKRMAIKEEQVDPEYENCGGASQDAKQSTSYCNISSTKETGMPSKDQATAMSHMPYDQWMTQSFADQIPDISCNSSNVAQPQLGAETF, from the exons ATGTATAACAG GTACCAGTCCACCCAGCAGCACCCCCAAGCTCAACATGTGATGCAGTACCATAACACAGGTCATATGGGCCATTACATGGAGGGATCCAGAGAGGACCGGGTCATGACAGAGCTGTCGGTCCACCAGGAGCTCCCAGTCCACCAAGAGCTGGACTTCCATCATGACTTCCTCGGCCATCAAGAGCCAATTGTCCAACATCATCAGCCTGTGGATACATCACAAG CTCCAATGccagggaagagaaagagaggtaggccTCCCAAACAGAAGCCGGGGGAGGGCCAACCGCAGGAGGAACACGATCAGGCAGAAGCTCTGAAGAAAGCCAAAAGGACCCTTAACCGCTTCAATGGCATGTCAGTGGATGAGGTCATGGCCAAAACCCTGCCAGACATTATTGACCACAACCTCGACATTTTGATA ATTGGTATCAATCCAGGACTATTGTCAGCCTACAAGGGACGACATTACCCAAACCCAGGAAATCATTTTT GGAAATGCCTGTTCCTCTCTGGTCTTACTGATGAGCAACTCAACCACATGCACGATCAAAACTTACCGGAGAAGTATGGCATTGGCTTTACCAACATGGTGGAGAGGACAACGCCAGGAAGCAAAGACCTCTCAAG CAAAGAGTTTCGTGAAGGAGGCCATCAATTGGTAGAGAAGCTGAAGAAATACAAACCGCTAATTGCAGCTTTCAATGGAAAAT GTATTTACGAAATTTTCAGCAAAGAGATCTTTGGAGTGAAGGCAAAGAAACTCGAGTTCGGCTTACAGCCGTACACAATCCCAGAAACCGAAACG GTGTGCTACTTGATGCCCTCGTCAAGCCCCCGCTGTGCCCAGTTCCCCCGCGCTCAGGACAAGGTTCACTTCTACATCAAGCTGAAGGAGCTACGGGACAAGATCAAGGGTGTGGCCCCAGTCGCCCGTGAGGTGCAAGAGACAGAGTACCACTTCGACTTGGGACTTGCCAAAG AGGATGCTAAGAGGATGGCCATCAAGGAAGAGCAGGTGGATCCGGAGTACGAGAACTGCGGTGGGGCGTCCCAGGATGCAAAGCAAAGCACCAGCTACTGCAACATTTCCTCCACCAAAGAGACCG GAATGCCCAGTAAGGACCAAGCTACAGCAATGAGCCACATGCCATACGACCAGTGGATGACACAGTCGTTTGCGGACCAGATACCGGACATTAGCTGTAACAGTAGCAATGTAGCTCAACCTCAGTTGGGAGCAGAAACCTTTTGA
- the LOC115134519 gene encoding G/T mismatch-specific thymine DNA glycosylase-like isoform X1 has protein sequence MEEKQYTSLTVPTDYLQQWYQSTQQHPQAQHVMQYHNTGHMGHYMEGSREDRVMTELSVHQELPVHQELDFHHDFLGHQEPIVQHHQPVDTSQAPMPGKRKRGRPPKQKPGEGQPQEEHDQAEALKKAKRTLNRFNGMSVDEVMAKTLPDIIDHNLDILIIGINPGLLSAYKGRHYPNPGNHFWKCLFLSGLTDEQLNHMHDQNLPEKYGIGFTNMVERTTPGSKDLSSKEFREGGHQLVEKLKKYKPLIAAFNGKCIYEIFSKEIFGVKAKKLEFGLQPYTIPETETVCYLMPSSSPRCAQFPRAQDKVHFYIKLKELRDKIKGVAPVAREVQETEYHFDLGLAKEDAKRMAIKEEQVDPEYENCGGASQDAKQSTSYCNISSTKETGMPSKDQATAMSHMPYDQWMTQSFADQIPDISCNSSNVAQPQLGAETF, from the exons ATGGAAGAAAAGCAGTATACGTCACTGACGGTTCCTACGGATTATCTCCAACAGTG GTACCAGTCCACCCAGCAGCACCCCCAAGCTCAACATGTGATGCAGTACCATAACACAGGTCATATGGGCCATTACATGGAGGGATCCAGAGAGGACCGGGTCATGACAGAGCTGTCGGTCCACCAGGAGCTCCCAGTCCACCAAGAGCTGGACTTCCATCATGACTTCCTCGGCCATCAAGAGCCAATTGTCCAACATCATCAGCCTGTGGATACATCACAAG CTCCAATGccagggaagagaaagagaggtaggccTCCCAAACAGAAGCCGGGGGAGGGCCAACCGCAGGAGGAACACGATCAGGCAGAAGCTCTGAAGAAAGCCAAAAGGACCCTTAACCGCTTCAATGGCATGTCAGTGGATGAGGTCATGGCCAAAACCCTGCCAGACATTATTGACCACAACCTCGACATTTTGATA ATTGGTATCAATCCAGGACTATTGTCAGCCTACAAGGGACGACATTACCCAAACCCAGGAAATCATTTTT GGAAATGCCTGTTCCTCTCTGGTCTTACTGATGAGCAACTCAACCACATGCACGATCAAAACTTACCGGAGAAGTATGGCATTGGCTTTACCAACATGGTGGAGAGGACAACGCCAGGAAGCAAAGACCTCTCAAG CAAAGAGTTTCGTGAAGGAGGCCATCAATTGGTAGAGAAGCTGAAGAAATACAAACCGCTAATTGCAGCTTTCAATGGAAAAT GTATTTACGAAATTTTCAGCAAAGAGATCTTTGGAGTGAAGGCAAAGAAACTCGAGTTCGGCTTACAGCCGTACACAATCCCAGAAACCGAAACG GTGTGCTACTTGATGCCCTCGTCAAGCCCCCGCTGTGCCCAGTTCCCCCGCGCTCAGGACAAGGTTCACTTCTACATCAAGCTGAAGGAGCTACGGGACAAGATCAAGGGTGTGGCCCCAGTCGCCCGTGAGGTGCAAGAGACAGAGTACCACTTCGACTTGGGACTTGCCAAAG AGGATGCTAAGAGGATGGCCATCAAGGAAGAGCAGGTGGATCCGGAGTACGAGAACTGCGGTGGGGCGTCCCAGGATGCAAAGCAAAGCACCAGCTACTGCAACATTTCCTCCACCAAAGAGACCG GAATGCCCAGTAAGGACCAAGCTACAGCAATGAGCCACATGCCATACGACCAGTGGATGACACAGTCGTTTGCGGACCAGATACCGGACATTAGCTGTAACAGTAGCAATGTAGCTCAACCTCAGTTGGGAGCAGAAACCTTTTGA
- the si:dkey-42p14.3 gene encoding EF-hand calcium-binding domain-containing protein 10: protein MATPREQEAADYLRRHKIIELMDNLTSMLFFYRPERPNEFLITQLEQLRVSKMRSLDCPSLFNDTNLDAVLGILDPTNQGHITFVQYKEALTTLGIEKFNACPEGVAKDKISHETFKREAKEGLQRSSATFIS, encoded by the exons ATGGCGACACCAAGAGAGCAAGAGGCTGCAGATTATCTTAGAAGACACAAAATTATCGAACTCATGGATAATTTAACAAGCATGCTCTTCTTTTACAGACCAG AGAGACCAAACGAGTTCCTGATCACACAGCTTGAACAACTAAGAGTATCCAAAATGCGGTCACTGGATTGCCCAAGCCTGTTCAACGACACAAACCTGGATGCCGTTTTGGGCATCTTGGACCCTACCAACCAAGGGCACATCACTTTTGTTCAGTACAAGGAGG CACTAACCACTTTGGGGATTGAGAAGTTTAATGCGTGTCCTGAAGGTGTGGCCAAGGACAAGATATCTCACGAGACCTTCAAGAGAGAGGC gAAGGAGGGCTTACAGAGAAGCTCAGCAACGTTTATATCTTAA
- the LOC115134522 gene encoding ubiquinol-cytochrome-c reductase complex assembly factor 6 — translation MPAGVSWPRYLRMFGASVLSMFVGAEVVHQYYRPDLTIPEIPPKPGELRTELLGFKAREEAAAVAAQRQ, via the exons ATGCCTGCTGGTGTGTCATGGCCTCGGTACCTGAGGATGTTTGGTGCCAGTGTACTATCTATGTTTGTCGGAGCAGAGGTTGTCCATCAGTACTACAGACCCGATCTG ACTATTCCAGAAATCCCTCCCAAACCTGGTGAATTGAGGACTGAACTGCTGGGATTTAAAGCCAGAGAAGAGGCTGCTGCCGTTGCTGCCCAAAGACAGTGA